From Hydra vulgaris chromosome 07, alternate assembly HydraT2T_AEP, a single genomic window includes:
- the LOC100203583 gene encoding DNA methyltransferase 1-associated protein 1 isoform X2: MVDAREILGVDSLECQLNKQPKIKRLSEGTFKKPGGMHRELYALLQSDYRDPPTLAPTDTGFSYKQPKAKIGRSIVRQWRWTSFLNPARSDNLMLYHWRRKQEDGKEYPFAKFGKLNNQVSYSDEEYELYLKSESDGWTREELDHLFELSRQFDRRFVIMFDRYDIDKYPDRCMEDLKQKYYNVVQKLIKVRTLPGQEPKDLPPNFDGEHEKNRKEQLIQIFNRTPEQVEEEEMLVSELKKIESRKKDRERKSQEVTKLIHAVDAKPGQMLEQQHLLKLNGSDIQSNKKLGKKKKRLENDLKAINKDQSGVKFPDIKGSGVFLRSSKLKMPPSIGNKKSKAVEQLLEELGVDIIPMPTEEICQSFNELRNQLLLLYELKQAMGNCEYELQSMKHRYEILYPGKKAADLVGMSLEPPPETPEDTRSAGCNQLLIDSLVPLSAVSARKRRAASSLLESNPWKKLKNV, translated from the exons ATGGTTGATGCAAGAGAAATTTTGGGTGTGGATTCTTTAGAGTGCCAATTAAACAAACag CCGAAGATTAAGCGACTTTCTGaaggaacatttaaaaaaccagGTGGTATGCACAGAGAATTGTATGCACTTCTACAAAGTGATTATAG GGATCCTCCAACACTTGCACCAACTGACACTGGTTTTAGCTATAAACAGCCTAAAGCAAAAATTGGGCGCAGCATTGTGCGACAATGGAGGTGGACCTCATTTTTAAATCCAGCCAGATCAGACAATCTAATGCTTTACCATTGGCGTAGGAAGCAAGAAGATGGGAAAGAATACCCATTTGCGAAATTTGGAAAG CTGAACAATCAAGTCAGTTATTCAGACGAGGAGTATGAA CTTTATCTCAAAAGTGAAAGTGATGGGTGGACTAGAGAAGAACTAGACCATTTGTTTGAACTATCAag gCAGTTTGATCGCAGATTTGTTATCATGTTTGATAGATATGATATTGATAAGTATCCA gatCGATGTATGGAGGATTTAAAGCAAAAGTACTACAATGTTGTTCAAAAATTAatcaaa GTGAGAACATTACCTGGCCAAGAGCCAAAAGATTTGCCACCAAATTTTGATGGGGaacatgaaaaaaatagaaaagaacAACTTATACAAATCTTTAATAGAACACCTGAACAG gttGAAGAAGAAGAAATGCTTGTAAGTGAACTAAAGAAAATTGAGTCACGTAAAAAAGATCGTGAACGTAAATCACAAGAAGTAACTAAATTAATCCATGCAGTTGATGCCAAACCAGGACAGATGTTGGAGCAACAGCACTTATtgaa aTTAAATGGTAGTGACATCcaaag taataaaaaattaggcaaaaaaaagaaacgttTAGAAAATGATTTGAAAGCTATTAACAAAGATCAAAGTGGTGTGAAGTTTCCAGATATCAAAGGTTCTGGTGTTTTTCTGAGGAGTAGCAAA ttaaaaatgcCCCCGTCGATTGGTAATAAGAAATCAAAAGCCGTTGAACAGTTACTGGAGGAGTTAGGAGTTG atattatACCGATGCCTACAGAAGAGATATGTCAGAGCTTTAATGAATTGAG aaatcagTTACTTTTATTGTATGAGTTAAAACAAGCAATGGGAAACTGTGAATACGAACTACAGAGCATgaa ACATCGTTATGAAATATTGTACCCGGGGAAAAAAGCTGCCGACTTAGTTG GTATGTCGTTAGAACCTCCCCCTGAAACTCCTGAG GATACCAGAAGTGCTGGCTGCAATCAGTTGCTTATAGACTCACTTGTACCGTTATCAGCTGTCAGCGCG cgcAAAAGACGAGCAGCTTCTTCACTTTTAGAGTCAAACCCATGGAAAAAACTGAAGAACGTTTAG